A single region of the Brassica rapa cultivar Chiifu-401-42 chromosome A03, CAAS_Brap_v3.01, whole genome shotgun sequence genome encodes:
- the LOC103858305 gene encoding syndetin isoform X2 — translation MNLVRELEKDLKIANVICKNGRRNLTSSMNEASRDLIVHTHSKKKQALLDMLPILTDLRHARVMQSSLEDLVEEGNYCKAFQVLSEYLQLLDSLSEFSAIQEMTRGVEVWLGRTLHKLDSLLMGVCQEFKEDSYIMVLDAYALIGDVSGLAEKIQSFFMQEVISETHSVLKTVVGEDNSAATQFSRLTYSDLCIQTPESKFRQCLLRTLAVLFQLIYSYHQIMSFTPEMKVEDLISTSSATTQKIDSVTDTSCDPQGGGLSSTMSSASIPSSTISAEESVGSETSSPVQQASNSAIDESRDSGDTVSNGESPWYYLRKESAGFVSGTLQRGRRNLWQLTTSRVSVLLSSPAASSTSIHQFLKNYEDLSVFILAGEAFCGFEVVDFREKLKAVCENYFTAFHRQSMHALKMVLEKETWTRLPPDTVQAINFAGLVGDGAPLIISSRSASGSSRFPLSTDPSGNRSGGFSYWLKSGNPFSAKLTYYREDQDYSSDSGAASEDQDYSSDVVNSKVRDRKGINGGSPVSGDENEDLHADYIDEDSQLPRRSFTRSISRSSSSHLSTNDDLKAQTGSSLCLLRSMDKYARLMQKLELVNVEFLKGICQLFGVFFYFVYQVFGQENTNSGGKGVSNSSSHRLKSCLSRISQECEQWIKPQFSSSSPSSSLAFPNTVHSLADVTPSSPLNTTSGHVSGISFSLKERCAAVDTVSLVARILHKSKAHLQSMLMSRNGSLVEDFFGQLVGSVPDLTEHLHRTTARILLHVNGYVDRIANSKWEVKELGVEHNGYVDLMLGEFKHYKTRLAHGGIPQEVQNLLLEYGVEIFAETLVEGLSRIKRCTDEGRALMSLDIQVLINGLQHFVPTNVKPKLQIVDTFIKAYYLPETEYVHWARGHPEYTKGQVVGLVTLVATMKGWKRKTRLEVVEKIESAAA, via the exons GACATGCTTCCTATACTAACTGATCTTCGCCATGCAAGAGTAATGCAGTCAAGTCTTGAAGACCTTGTTGAAGAAGGAAACTATTGCAAG GCATTTCAAGTTCTGTCTGAGTATTTGCAGCTTCTTGACAGTCTCTCTGAGTTTTCAGCTATCCAAGAGATGACCCGTGGTGTTGAG GTTTGGTTAGGAAGAACTCTGCATAAGCTGGATTCACTTTTGATGGGCGTTTGCCAGGAGTTCAAAGAAGATAGTTATATAATG GTCCTCGACGCTTATGCACTGATTGGTGATGTCTCTGGTCTTGCGGAGAAGATACAAAGCTTCTTCATGCAAGAAGTTATCTCAGAAACCCACTCAGTGCTAAAGACTGTTGTTGGGGAG GATAACAGTGCAGCCACCCAATTTAGTAG aCTTACATACAGCGATCTATGTATTCAGACACCAGAATCCAAGTTCAGACAATGTCTTTTGAGAACACTAGCTGTGCtatttcaattaatatattcGTACCATCAGATAATGAGTTTCACTCCAGAAATGAAG GTAGAAGATTTGATCTCAACTAGTTCTGCAACAACTCAAAAGATTGATTCAGTGACAGACACTTCATGCGACCCACAGGGTGGTGGTCTCTCTTCAACCATGAGTTCAGCAAGCATACCTTCTTCTACCATTTCTGCTGAAGAATCTGTTGGAAGTGAAACCTCCAGTCCCGTGCAGCAAGCGTCTAATAGTGCAATAGACGAGTCTAGGGATTCTGGAGATACAGTATCTAATGGCGAGTCACCATGGTACTATCTACGAAAAGAGAGTGCTGGTTTTGTTTCAGGAACTCTGCAGAGAGGACGAAGAAATCTATGGCAACTCACAACAAGCCGTGTGTCAGTTTTGCTCTCATCGCCAGCTGCTTCTTCAACAAGTATACATCAGTTCCTTAAAAACTATGAAGACCTGAGCGTCTTTATCCTTGCTGGGGAAGCCTTCTGTGGATTTGAAGTTGTTGACTTTAGGGAGAAGCTAAAGGCTGTATGCGAAAATTATTTCACTGCGTTTCATAGGCAAAGCATGCAT GCGCTTAAAATGGTCCTGGAGAAGGAGACATGGACGAGATTGCCACCTGATACAGTGCAAGCTATAAATTTTGCTGGTCTTGTGGGGGATGGGGCTCCCCTTATTATTTCTTCCCGAAGTGCCTCTGGTTCTTCCAGATTCCCTCTCTCAACTGATCCGAGTGGGAACAGAAGTGGTGGATTCTCATATTGGCTGAAAAGTGGAAACCCTTTCTCAGCAAAGTTAACTTACTATAGAGAAGATCAAGACTACTCCTCAGACAGTGGAGCTGCCTCTGAAGATCAAGACTACTCCTCAGACGTTGTGAATTCCAAGGTAAGAGATAGAAAAGGCATTAACGGAGGTAGTCCTGTTTCAGGAGATGAAAATGAAGACCTTCATGCTGACTATATTGATGAAGATAGTCAGCTTCCAAGACGAAGTTTTACACGTAGTATATCAAGGAGTTCTTCTTCACATTTGAGTACTAATGATGATTTGAAAGCTCAAACAGGATCGTCGCTGTGCCTTCTAAG ATCAATGGATAAGTACGCGAGGCTTATGCAGAAACTTGAACTCGTTAATGTCGAATTCCTTAAG GGAATATGCCAATTGTTTGGGGTCTTTTTCTATTTCGTGTATCAAGTATTTGGTCAAGAGAATACAAATTCAGGTGGAAAAGGAGTCTCCAACTCTTCCAGCC ATCGTTTGAAAAGCTGCTTATCCCGGATATCACAAGAGTGTGAGCAATGGATAAAACCTCAGTTttcatcatcatctccatcttcttcacTTGCTTTTCCCAACACAGTTCATAGTCTTGCGGACGTGACTCCTTCAAGTCCCTTAAATACAACATCTGGTCACGTATCAGGCATATCTTTTAGTCTCAAG GAAAGATGTGCTGCAGTGGACACTGTTTCTCTTGTGGCTCGAATATTGCATAAATCAAAGGCTCATCTTCAATCGATGCTTATGTCAAGAAATGGCTCCTTGGTTGAAGACTTCTTTGGTCAACTG GTTGGTTCCGTACCTGATCTGACAGAGCACTTACACAGGACAACTGCAAGGATCCTGCTGCATGTTAATGG ATATGTTGACCGGATTGCTAATTCTAAATGGGAAGTCAAGGAGCTTGGAGTGGAGCATAATGG GTATGTTGATTTGATGCTTGGGGAATTCAAACACTACAAAACAAGGCTTGCACACGGAGGCATTCCACAGGAA GTCCAAAACCTCCTACTGGAATATGGCGTTGAAATATTTGCGGAGACGCTGGTGGAAGGTCTATCTCGAATAAAAAGATGCACCGATGAAGGACGTGCTCTCATGTCATTAGATATTCAG GTTCTAATAAACGGGCTACAACACTTTGTGCCAACAAATGTGAAACCCAAGTTACAGATAGTGGACACATTTATCAAG GCATACTATCTACCAGAGACGGAGTATGTCCACTGGGCAAGGGGTCATCCG GAATATACAAAAGGACAGGTCGTAGGACTTGTGACTTTAGTAGCCACCATGAAAGGCTGGAAGAGGAAAACGCGGCTAGAAGTAGTGGAGAAGATTGAATCAGCTGCTGCGTAG
- the LOC103858300 gene encoding uncharacterized protein LOC103858300, with protein MESDQTVLCQLLAVDLSDYCYRVCSRCERVLPGDNNKCVFSSASSLCKFCQSNEPKLLYRILMSVVTDTSVKTVICFDRAATVLFGCSADEFFHFTKLNPKAASMVNQVFDGEMLRMTLTRPRNLNAQHMRVTSVVPLRSGFQPAIVTLRQLCCTQSASLGGGLFYNK; from the exons ATGGAATCCGATCAAACGGTTCTTTGCCAATTGCTAGCCGTCGACCTCAGCGACTATTGCTACAGAGTTTGCTCTCGCTGCGAGAGAGTCCTTCCCGGAGATAATAACAAATGCGTCTTCTCTTCTGCTTCCTCCTTATGCAAATTCTGCCAATCCAACGAACCCAAGCTGCTCTACCGTATCCTC ATGTCTGTAGTAACAGATACATCAGTTAAAACTGTCATATGTTTTGATAGAGCTGCTACTGTCCTCTTCGGTTGCTCAGCTGATGAGTTCTTCCACTTCACCAAACTCAATCCTAAAGCCG CTTCTATGGTTAATCAGGTCTTTGATGGAGAGATGCTTCGGATGACGCTGACTCGGCCTAGAAACCTTAATGCGCAACACATGAGAGTGACTTCTGTTGTTCCCCTAAGATCAGGTTTTCAGCCTGCTATTGTTACGCTGAGACAGCTCTGCTGCACACAAAGTGCTTCTTTGGGGGGGGGATTGTTCTATAACAAATAA
- the LOC103858304 gene encoding auxin-responsive protein SAUR50-like codes for MARQIMITVESSKKKVGGIVKLKNVVERLVQIKGFSSAKKPCSEEYGRDCVPKDVKEGHVAVIAVDGYHEATQRFVVPLMFLEHPMFRKLLERAEEEYGFNHDGALMVPCRPSHLRKILTEQWC; via the coding sequence ATGGCTAGGCAAATAATGATCACAGTTGAGTCGTCAAAGAAGAAAGTGGGTGGAATTGTGAAGCTCAAGAATGTTGTAGAGAGGTTGGTGCAGATTAAAGGCTTTTCCTCGGCCAAGAAACCCTGTTCCGAGGAGTACGGCCGTGATTGTGTCCCAAAAGATGTGAAGGAAGGTCATGTTGCGGTGATAGCCGTTGATGGATATCATGAGGCTACACAGAGATTTGTTGTCCCACTAATGTTTCTAGAACACCCGATGTTCAGGAAGCTTCTCGAACGGGCGGAGGAAGAGTATGGGTTCAATCACGATGGAGCACTCATGGTACCATGCCGGCCAAGCCACCTCCGGAAGATATTGACCGAACAATGGTGTTAG